In a genomic window of Demequina muriae:
- a CDS encoding response regulator transcription factor → MSEARVLVVEDEESYRDSLKYLLAREGFDVLLAETGPKGVEMFLRDGADVVLLDLMLPGMSGADVFRTIRERSDVPVIMVTAKDDQVDRIIGLELGADDYVTKPYSGRELVARIRAVLRRQHLGAAGIPDEPERLTVGGLTLDPERLSVTRDGEAQSLPPKEFALLHLLAQNAGRVLPRQVIIDRVWGADYFGDTKTLDVHIKRLRGRIEVDPSEPMLIQTVRGVGYTFEG, encoded by the coding sequence ATGAGTGAGGCACGCGTACTGGTGGTCGAGGACGAGGAGTCCTATCGGGACTCCCTCAAGTACCTGCTGGCGCGCGAGGGCTTCGACGTGCTGCTGGCGGAGACCGGGCCCAAGGGCGTCGAGATGTTCCTGCGTGACGGAGCCGATGTGGTGCTGCTCGACCTGATGCTGCCCGGCATGTCGGGGGCCGACGTCTTCCGCACCATCAGGGAACGGTCCGACGTGCCCGTGATCATGGTCACCGCCAAGGATGACCAGGTCGACAGGATCATCGGCCTCGAGCTCGGCGCGGACGACTACGTCACCAAGCCGTACTCGGGCCGCGAACTGGTGGCGCGCATCAGAGCGGTCCTGCGACGTCAGCACCTGGGCGCGGCGGGCATTCCGGACGAGCCAGAGCGCCTGACCGTGGGCGGGCTCACCCTCGATCCCGAGCGGCTGAGCGTGACGAGGGACGGCGAGGCGCAGTCGCTTCCCCCCAAGGAGTTCGCGCTCCTGCACTTGCTCGCACAGAACGCGGGCCGGGTGCTCCCGCGCCAGGTCATCATTGACCGTGTATGGGGCGCCGACTACTTCGGCGACACCAAGACCCTCGACGTCCACATCAAGCGACTGCGCGGCCGGATCGAGGTTGATCCTTCCGAGCCGATGCTCATTCAGACGGTGCGCGGGGTCGGCTACACCTTCGAGGGGTAA
- a CDS encoding histone-like nucleoid-structuring protein Lsr2, which translates to MAQRVQVVLVDDVDGGEATETLSFSLENVSYEIDLSAENAAQMRADFQTWTDRARRVTSKRGGATRSRRSDSAKVRAWAKDNGFEVSERGRISSEIREAYTKAN; encoded by the coding sequence ATGGCACAGAGAGTGCAGGTTGTCCTCGTCGATGATGTTGATGGAGGCGAGGCCACCGAGACCTTGAGCTTCTCGCTCGAGAATGTCTCCTACGAGATCGACCTCTCCGCAGAGAATGCGGCACAGATGCGTGCGGACTTCCAGACCTGGACCGATCGCGCGCGCCGCGTGACGTCCAAGCGCGGCGGGGCGACGCGGTCACGCCGCTCGGACTCCGCGAAGGTGCGGGCGTGGGCCAAGGACAACGGCTTCGAGGTGTCGGAACGTGGTCGAATCTCGTCTGAGATTCGAGAGGCCTACACCAAGGCCAACTGA
- a CDS encoding phosphoglyceromutase yields the protein MTYTLILLRHGESEWNAKNLFTGWVDVPLNEKGWGEAVRGGELLKAEGVLPDVVHTSLLRRAIMTANLALDSADRHWIPVKRDWRLNERHYGDLQGKNKAETLEQFGEEKFMTWRRSYDVPPPEISADNEYSQEGDPRYAGEPTPKTECLKDVLERALPYWDNAIVPDLKDGKTVMVAAHGNSLRAIIKYLDGIGDDEIVGVNVPTGIPLVYELDEETLKPVKAGGTYLDADAAAAAIQAVANQGKK from the coding sequence ATGACCTACACACTGATCCTGCTCCGCCACGGCGAGAGCGAATGGAACGCCAAGAACCTGTTCACCGGCTGGGTCGACGTGCCCCTCAACGAGAAGGGCTGGGGCGAGGCCGTCCGCGGTGGCGAGCTGTTGAAGGCCGAGGGCGTGCTGCCCGACGTGGTGCACACCTCGTTGCTGCGCCGCGCGATCATGACCGCCAACCTGGCGCTCGACTCGGCGGACCGTCATTGGATCCCCGTCAAGCGCGACTGGCGCCTCAACGAGCGCCACTACGGTGACCTGCAGGGCAAGAACAAGGCCGAGACCCTCGAGCAGTTCGGCGAGGAGAAGTTCATGACCTGGCGCCGCTCGTACGACGTGCCGCCGCCGGAGATCTCCGCCGACAACGAGTACTCGCAGGAGGGCGACCCCCGCTACGCCGGCGAGCCGACCCCGAAGACGGAGTGCCTCAAGGACGTGCTCGAGCGCGCCCTGCCCTACTGGGACAACGCGATCGTGCCCGACCTCAAGGACGGCAAGACCGTCATGGTGGCGGCGCACGGCAACTCGCTGCGCGCGATCATCAAGTACCTCGACGGCATCGGCGACGACGAGATCGTGGGCGTGAACGTGCCCACCGGCATCCCGCTCGTCTACGAGCTCGATGAGGAGACCCTCAAGCCGGTCAAGGCCGGCGGCACCTACCTGGATGCGGACGCTGCCGCGGCGGCCATTCAGGCGGTCGCCAACCAGGGCAAGAAGTAA
- a CDS encoding lactonase family protein: protein MTDAIPQVSEHGAVWWGTYPEAGLGTPSGLGEGLWRQTAADAHLALELPTPSFVVAHPDRALLYAISETDDTEVHAIDVSDPEQPRVVSTVLTGGASGCHLLLSGDARTLYVSHYMSGDLAVVQLDEQGMPLADVPAQVFGHEGSGPREDRQEASHAHSAGFGPGGHHVLVADLGTDELRRYAIQQDGLLEDHGIAATLPPGAGPRHFAVRGEWIYVLSELDHRLRALRWDAASGTAAVVFDIASTTAPQRTGDEINDSHVLLATDDVLLLGVRGCDVISVVDLSPEGEPRYRGCFDAGHWPRHFAVVGDRLHVGAERGHEVRTFALADVLALPPEPEVGHIATLPFSTAPLPSPACVVAHPA, encoded by the coding sequence ATGACCGACGCAATCCCTCAGGTGTCCGAGCACGGCGCCGTCTGGTGGGGCACCTACCCCGAGGCCGGCCTGGGCACCCCGTCCGGACTGGGCGAGGGCCTGTGGCGACAGACTGCAGCCGACGCTCACCTCGCTCTCGAGCTCCCCACCCCGTCGTTCGTCGTCGCGCACCCGGATCGTGCGCTGCTCTATGCGATCAGCGAGACCGACGACACGGAGGTGCACGCGATCGACGTGAGCGATCCCGAGCAGCCGCGCGTGGTCTCCACGGTGCTCACCGGCGGCGCCTCGGGCTGTCACCTCCTTCTCAGCGGCGACGCCCGCACCCTGTACGTGAGCCACTACATGAGCGGGGATCTCGCGGTCGTGCAGCTCGACGAGCAGGGGATGCCGCTCGCCGACGTCCCGGCGCAGGTGTTCGGTCACGAGGGCTCCGGCCCGCGCGAGGACCGCCAGGAGGCGTCCCACGCGCACTCGGCCGGCTTCGGGCCCGGCGGGCACCACGTGCTGGTGGCCGATCTCGGCACCGACGAGCTGCGCCGGTACGCGATCCAGCAGGACGGACTGCTCGAGGATCACGGCATCGCCGCCACCCTGCCGCCCGGCGCGGGCCCGCGCCACTTCGCGGTGCGAGGCGAGTGGATCTATGTCCTGTCCGAGCTCGACCACCGGCTGCGCGCGCTCCGCTGGGACGCCGCATCGGGCACCGCCGCCGTGGTGTTCGACATCGCGAGCACCACCGCACCGCAGCGCACCGGCGACGAGATCAACGACTCCCACGTGCTGCTCGCGACGGACGATGTGCTCCTGCTGGGAGTGCGGGGCTGCGACGTGATCTCGGTGGTGGACCTGTCGCCGGAGGGCGAGCCCCGCTACCGCGGGTGCTTCGACGCGGGGCACTGGCCGCGCCACTTCGCCGTGGTGGGCGACCGCCTGCATGTGGGCGCCGAGCGGGGGCACGAGGTCCGGACGTTCGCGCTGGCCGATGTGCTCGCCCTGCCGCCCGAGCCTGAGGTGGGCCACATCGCCACGCTGCCGTTCTCGACCGCCCCCTTGCCGAGTCCCGCCTGCGTCGTCGCCCACCCGGCCTGA
- a CDS encoding sensor histidine kinase, whose product MPPEMWLVAAVALAVGAAIGAVVHRRQVRSQGVSSTLVPHRTREVLAVLQSGAAVVRRDRRSAFSNTVAAALGVARPDGALHPGVADLAERAWRADAPVEDEVEIKRGVLGSSSIVHVRVTPLNQELALAVANDNTEQRAAEQTRREFAVNVSHELKTPVGALSLLAETIEENAEDTEMVRDFAKKIRKETRRLTKLIQEIVEISRLQGGESVMEYEAVDLAGVIAEVQEGVRLTADHKRIALVTEVSARPTVMGDRDLLSMAVRNLVENAVNYSDAGSKVATTLSVEGEVASISVIDQGIGIAPEDQDRIFQRFYRTDPARSRETGGTGLGLSIVKHVALQHSGAVELWSQPAVGSTFTIRLAVHEQSADAADAIQEDT is encoded by the coding sequence ATGCCCCCCGAAATGTGGCTGGTCGCTGCCGTCGCGCTCGCTGTGGGAGCCGCCATCGGCGCCGTCGTCCACCGTCGCCAGGTGCGCAGCCAGGGCGTCTCCTCGACCTTGGTGCCGCACCGCACCCGAGAGGTGCTCGCCGTGCTGCAGTCAGGCGCGGCCGTGGTGCGACGCGACCGCCGCAGCGCCTTCTCCAACACCGTGGCCGCCGCGCTGGGCGTCGCGCGTCCGGACGGCGCGCTCCACCCCGGCGTCGCCGACCTCGCGGAGCGGGCATGGCGGGCCGATGCGCCGGTCGAGGACGAGGTGGAGATCAAGCGGGGTGTGCTGGGGTCGTCGAGCATCGTTCACGTGCGCGTCACTCCGCTGAACCAGGAGCTCGCGCTCGCGGTGGCCAACGACAACACGGAGCAGCGTGCCGCGGAGCAGACGCGGCGGGAGTTCGCCGTCAACGTCTCGCACGAGCTCAAGACGCCCGTCGGCGCGCTGTCGCTGCTCGCGGAGACCATCGAGGAGAACGCCGAGGACACGGAGATGGTGCGGGACTTCGCCAAGAAGATCCGCAAGGAGACCCGGCGGCTGACCAAGCTGATCCAGGAGATCGTCGAGATCTCGCGCCTGCAGGGCGGAGAGTCGGTGATGGAGTACGAGGCCGTGGATCTCGCCGGCGTGATCGCCGAGGTGCAGGAGGGCGTGCGTCTCACCGCCGACCACAAGCGCATCGCCCTGGTCACCGAGGTGTCCGCGCGACCCACCGTGATGGGCGACCGCGATCTGCTCTCGATGGCCGTGCGCAACCTCGTCGAGAACGCGGTGAACTACTCGGACGCCGGGTCCAAGGTCGCCACCACCCTGAGCGTGGAGGGAGAGGTGGCGAGCATCTCCGTCATCGACCAGGGCATCGGCATCGCTCCCGAGGATCAGGACCGCATCTTCCAACGGTTCTACCGCACGGACCCGGCACGGTCGCGTGAGACCGGCGGCACCGGGCTCGGCCTGTCGATCGTCAAGCACGTCGCCCTGCAGCATTCGGGCGCCGTAGAGCTGTGGTCGCAGCCCGCCGTGGGCTCGACCTTCACCATTCGTCTCGCCGTGCACGAGCAATCGGCCGATGCGGCGGACGCTATCCAGGAGGACACATGA
- the phoU gene encoding phosphate signaling complex protein PhoU, giving the protein MRTLFTAEMSELADDLTTMARHVESAITRASEALLTQNVELAQQVIADDAKLDGLEETVDERCVLLIAQQQPVGLDLRSIVASLRISAALERMGDLAQHIAESARRAYPGSAIPAGHEEIFAGMAEAAKKAATEVIELLETRDLNVAAGIVSDDDALDQLHSLAYKTMLSDEYSGSTQETLDISLLARYFERFGDHAVGVSRRIVYLVTGDVTGERGRI; this is encoded by the coding sequence ATGCGCACCCTGTTCACCGCAGAGATGTCGGAGCTTGCCGACGACCTGACGACGATGGCCCGCCACGTGGAGTCCGCCATCACGCGCGCATCCGAGGCGCTGCTCACTCAGAACGTCGAGCTCGCCCAGCAGGTCATCGCCGACGACGCCAAGCTGGATGGTCTCGAGGAGACCGTCGACGAGCGATGCGTGCTGCTCATCGCTCAGCAGCAGCCCGTGGGCCTCGACCTGCGGAGCATCGTCGCGTCGCTGAGGATCTCGGCGGCGCTCGAGCGCATGGGCGACCTCGCCCAGCACATCGCCGAATCCGCGCGCCGCGCTTACCCCGGCTCCGCGATTCCCGCGGGCCACGAGGAGATCTTCGCCGGCATGGCGGAGGCGGCCAAGAAGGCCGCGACGGAGGTCATCGAGCTGCTCGAGACCCGCGACCTCAACGTCGCGGCGGGGATCGTCTCGGATGACGACGCCCTCGACCAGCTCCACTCGCTGGCGTACAAGACGATGCTCTCCGACGAGTACTCCGGCTCCACGCAGGAGACGCTGGACATCAGCCTGCTCGCGCGCTACTTCGAGCGGTTTGGCGACCACGCCGTGGGCGTGTCCCGCCGCATCGTGTACTTGGTGACCGGCGACGTGACGGGCGAGCGCGGCCGCATCTAG
- the lysS gene encoding lysine--tRNA ligase yields the protein MRVRRAKRDRIIAEGRQAYPVSVPRTHEIADVKREYDRLETGEETADVVGVAGRVVFVRNTGKLCFASIQDGAGERLQIMLSLAEVGEESLAAFKADVDLGDHLFAHGRVIKSRRGEVSVFADRWEIAAKALRPLPVLHKDLAEDTRVRQRYVDLIARPIARDMVRNRASVMRSLRESLHSRGFIEIETPMLQTQHGGAAARPFTTHMNAFDIDLFLRIAPELFLKRAVVGGIEKVFEINRNFRNEGADSSHSPEFSMLEAYEAYGDYDTMATLTRDLIQGAARDVYGSEIVTLASGEEYDLSGEWAELTMYGSLSAALGEEVTPRTSIDQLQRWCDAADVSVDPKRVNHGKLVEELWEHYVGDALTAPTFVRDFPVETSPLTRDHRVHEGIVEKWDLYVRGFELATAYSELVDPVVQRERFEQQARMAAQGDDEAMGLDEDFLTAMEHAMPPAGGMGMGMDRLLMALTGLGIRETITFPLVKPTED from the coding sequence GGCCGACAGGCCTACCCGGTCTCGGTGCCTCGCACCCACGAGATCGCGGACGTCAAGCGCGAGTACGACCGCCTCGAGACCGGTGAGGAGACCGCCGACGTCGTGGGCGTGGCCGGCCGCGTCGTGTTCGTGCGCAACACCGGCAAGCTGTGCTTCGCGTCGATCCAGGACGGTGCGGGGGAGCGCCTGCAGATCATGCTGAGCCTGGCCGAGGTGGGCGAGGAGTCGCTGGCGGCCTTCAAGGCGGACGTCGATCTGGGCGATCACCTGTTCGCCCACGGGCGCGTCATCAAGTCGCGCCGGGGCGAGGTGTCCGTCTTCGCGGACCGCTGGGAGATCGCCGCCAAGGCGTTGCGTCCCCTGCCCGTGCTGCACAAGGACCTCGCTGAGGACACGCGCGTGCGCCAACGCTATGTCGACCTCATTGCGCGGCCGATCGCGCGCGACATGGTGCGCAATCGCGCCTCGGTGATGCGGAGCCTCCGTGAGTCGCTTCATTCGCGAGGATTCATCGAGATCGAGACGCCGATGCTGCAGACCCAGCACGGCGGTGCGGCGGCGCGCCCGTTCACCACGCACATGAACGCGTTCGACATCGACCTGTTCCTTCGCATCGCCCCCGAGCTATTCCTCAAGCGCGCGGTGGTCGGTGGAATCGAGAAGGTTTTCGAGATCAATCGCAATTTCCGCAACGAAGGCGCGGATTCGTCGCACTCGCCGGAATTCTCGATGCTGGAGGCGTACGAAGCCTACGGCGACTACGACACCATGGCGACGCTGACGCGCGATCTCATTCAAGGCGCGGCGCGAGACGTGTATGGCAGTGAGATCGTCACGCTCGCGAGCGGCGAGGAATACGACCTGTCGGGGGAGTGGGCGGAGCTCACCATGTACGGGTCGCTGTCCGCGGCACTCGGCGAAGAGGTGACGCCACGGACGTCGATCGATCAGCTGCAGCGGTGGTGCGACGCGGCCGACGTGTCCGTGGACCCCAAGCGCGTGAACCACGGCAAGCTCGTCGAGGAACTGTGGGAGCACTACGTGGGCGACGCGCTGACTGCCCCCACGTTCGTGCGCGACTTCCCTGTGGAGACCAGCCCCCTCACCCGTGACCATCGGGTCCATGAGGGAATCGTGGAGAAGTGGGACCTCTACGTGCGCGGCTTCGAGCTCGCGACCGCCTACTCCGAGCTGGTGGACCCGGTGGTGCAGCGCGAACGATTCGAGCAGCAGGCGCGCATGGCCGCGCAGGGCGACGACGAGGCGATGGGACTGGACGAGGACTTCCTCACCGCTATGGAGCACGCGATGCCGCCCGCGGGTGGCATGGGCATGGGCATGGACCGGCTGCTCATGGCGCTCACCGGCCTCGGCATTCGCGAGACCATCACCTTTCCACTCGTGAAGCCCACGGAGGACTGA